In the genome of Streptomyces sp. SAI-127, the window GCCAGCGCGCTCTCCACGGCGCTGATGCCCTGCCACCAGCCGAAGCCGTCGTCCAGGACGGCCACCCTGGGCGCGCGCGGCACGAGGTCGGCGTACTGGTCGAGGAAGTCCGTGCTGGTGAGCGTGGGCAGCTCCCCCGGCACGGGGACGACCGTCTCCTCGGCGCCGGTGGCGAGCACGAGCTGGGCGTACTCGGCCAGTTCGGCGGAGGTCACGGACGCACCGAGCCGCACGCGCACACCGAGGTCGGCGAGCTGGTCGCGCTGGTATGCGACGAGCTTCTGCCAGCCCGAGCGGTGCGCGGCCAGGGCAGCGAGACGCGCCTGACCGCCGGCCTCCCGGGCACGGTCGAAGACGACGACCTCGACGCCGGTACGGCCGAGAGCCATGGCGCACTCCATGCCCGCGGGGCCCGCGCCGATGACGGCGACAGGTCCGGCGCCGGATGCGCGCCGGGTCAGCAACAGCGGTACGGCCGGGCGGGACGTGGCTCCCGGCGGGGCGAGCTCGGGGTTCACCGAGCAGGACCCGGTGGGCTCGAAGGTCCGGCAGCCCTCGTTGCAGCCCGTGCAGGGGCGTACGGACCGCTCGTCCCCAGCGATCACCTTGCGGGCGAAGTCCGGGTCCGCCATGAAGGGCCGTGCCATGCCCACCAGATCGGCCCCCGAGTCCAGCGCCCGCTCGATGTCGGCCACCGACCGGAACCCCTGGCTGATCAGCAACGGCACCGCGATCGCCGTACGCAGCCGGGCCACCGACTCCAGCAGGGGTGGGCGGGTGGTGGCCATGCCGGGGACGTAGGTGTTGCGGACGCCGGTGGTGACGTTGGCGTAGGCGAAGGGCGATGCCTCGTACAGGCGCGGAAGGAGCTCGGTCAGGTCGTCCAGGCCGAGCCCGGAGTTGTCTCCGGGTTCCACCGATAGCCGTACGCCGATGGGGAGTCGGCCGATCTCGGTGCGGATGGCGTCGATCACCTGGGCGAGCAGGGCGATACGGTCGCCGTACTCGTCGTCGCGGGTGTTGTTGACGCGGGAGAGGAACTGGGCGAGCAGGTAGCCGTGGCCGGCGTGCAGTTCGACTCCGTGAAAGCCGGCCTGCACACTGTTCGCCGCCGAGACGCGGAAGGCGTCGACGACTCGGCGTACCTCCTCCGCGCTCAGCGGGTGCGGCGCGGTCGCCTCACGAGGGGAACGGACGGCGGCAGCGGAGACCGGGGCGTAGTAGGTGCCCGCGCCGAGGGTCTCGCGGCCGAGGTGGACGAGCTGCGCGATCGCGACGGCGCCGCCTTCGGTGATGGCCCCGGCGCGGCGGCGTACGGCGTCCTTGATCTCGGGGCGCCATGCCTCGGTCAGGTAGCGCTGCGGCAGGGTCGACTCGGGGGCCACGGCGGTGCCCCCGGTGATCACCATCCCGGCGCCGCCCCTCGCCAGTCGCCGCCAGTAGGCATGGTCGGTGTCGGTGGGGGCGCCGTCGGCGACGGCGGCGATGGCGTGAGCGGTGGCGACCAGGCGGTTGCGGAGGGTGAGATCACCGAGGGTGAAGGGCGTGGCGAGGGTGACGTCGGTGCCGGGTGTCATGTCCGTGCCCATTCAGGCTGCGGGTCGCGTGGTGAGGCCGACGAGTTCGGCAAGCCGGGTGCGGTGCTGGTCCGAGGTGCCGAACAGCACCTCGCTGCTCCGTGCCCGGCGCACGTACAGGTGTGCCGAGTGCTCCCACGTGAAGCCGATCCCGCCGTGCAGCTGGACGTATTCGGCCGTGGCCAGGCGGTAGGTCTCGGAGCAGACCGCGGCCGCGGCGCTCGCGGCCACCGGCAGTTGCGGTGACGCGAGGGCCACGCAGGCGGTCGCGTACGCGGATGCCGAGCGTGCTGCCTCCAGGGCTACCAGCACGTCGGCGAGGCGGTGCTTGACCGCCTGGAAGGAGCCGATGGGGCGCCCGAACTGCTGCCGCTGGGCGACGAATTCGACGGTGGCGTCCAGCGCGTGGCCGCTGCCGCCGACCTGCTCGGCGGCGAGCGCGGCCCGCCCGGCGTCGAGTGCCGCCGTCACCTCACCCGACTCGCCCACGGGTGTGGCCGGTGCGCCACGGAACTCCACCAGCGCCTGGCGGCGCGTCTCGTCCAGGACACGGCGAGGTGTCCGCGGGCAGGTGTCGTCGGCCGGCTCGCAGGCGAACAGCCGGGCGCCCTCGGCGGTTTGGGCCCGGACCACGATCAGATCCGCGCCGGCTCCGTCCAGGACGAAGTCGGCCGCCCCGCGCAGCACCCACGCCGGCCCGCTCCGCTCGGCGACGACGCCGACGCCGGGCTCGGCCTCCTCGAACCCGGCCACCGTCGCGGTGAGCGTGCCGGCCGCGATCCGCGGCAGATAGCGCGCGCACGCCTGTTGGTCCGCACTGTTCAGCAGGGCGTGCGCGGCGAGGACCACGGTGGGGAGCAGTGGCGCGCAGTACAGCGCACGCCCTGACTCCTCCAGAGCCACGGCCAGTTCGGCGAAGGTGAAACCGGACCCGCCGAACTCCTCGGGAATCGCCAGCCCATGCACCCCGATCTCACCCGCGAGCCGCGCCCACAGCTTCTCGTCGTGGCCGCGCGGCGTGGCCAGGTGCCTGCGGACGGCCTCCGGGCCGCTCTCCTCGGTGAAGAAGTCCCGTAGAACCGTGCGCAGTTCCCGCTGTTCCTCGGTCTCGGACAGCAGCTGGGGGTCGATGTCGGGGTGACGTTGGTGCATGGGGTCTCCATCGTGCTCGGGTGGCGGAGAGGGAGTGGGCGACTGACGGGGGCTGAGGTCAGCCGGCGGAGCCGCGCGTCCCGGGTCCGGTTCCGTGGGGAACGTTCCTGGTGACCGACTCCGGAAGTTGCTGGCTCGGGTCGATCGAGATCGTCTTCGTCTGCAGGTACTCCTCCACGGCGTAGGGACCGTGCTCGCGTCCGATCCCCGACTTCTTGAACCCGCCGAACGGCGAACCCAGGTCGGCCGCGAACGTGTTGACCGAGAACGTGCCGGTGCGCACGCGCCGGGCGACCTCGAAGCCGTGTGCCGCGTCCGCCGTGAACACGGAGCCCGCCAGCCCCAGGTCACTGTCGTTGGCGATGCGGATGGCGTCGTCCTCACCGCGGTGCGGGATGAGTGAGGCGACGGGTCCGAAGATCTCCTCCCTGGAGACCCTCATGTCGTTGTGGGCGTCGGTGACGAGTGTCGGCTCGTAGTACCAGCCGCGCTCCAGGTGCGACGGGCGGTGGCCACCGTAGGCGATCGTCGCGCCCTCCTTGCGTGCCACATCCACGTAGTACTCGACGCGTTGCCGCTGTCGGGAGGTGACCAGCGGTCCGACCACGGTGTCGGCTTCCATGGGGTCGCCGACCTTGAGCGAGGCGAAGCCATCGGCCAGGGCCTCCGCGTAGGCGCGGTACTGGGACTCGGGGACCAGCAGGCGCGACAGGGCGACGCAGCTCTGGCCCGCGTTGGTGCCGGCGGTGGCCCCGACGAGGGTGGGCAGTACGTCTTCCAGCTTCGCGTCCTCGAGGACGATGGCCGCGGACTTGCCGCCGAGCTCCAGCACGCACGGTCGGACGAGTTCTCCGCAGGCCGCCGCGATCTTGGCGCCGACCTCGGCCGAGCCGGTGAAACTGACCATGTCCACACCGGGGTGGCGCACCAGGTACTCGGACTCCGGGGCGCGCGCCGCGACGATGTTCAGGACACCGGGCGGCAGGCCGATCTCCTCACAGATCTCGCCGATGACGAAGATGGCCAGCGGGTTGGGCTCGGTGACCTTGACGATGACGGTGCATCCCGCGACCATCGCCGGCCCGGCCTTCTGACCGATCGCCGGGAGCGCGAAGTTGTACGCCGGGAAGCTGGCGACCACGCCGACGGGTTCCTTGACGACAAGGCTGGCACCCGCCATGGGGATGATGCTGCCTCCCGCCGACTTGCCAGCGAGCGAGGAGAGGTCGCTGATGCGCACCTCGGCGGTCTGCAGGCTTCGGCCGATCTCGGCGGCGTAGTTGAAGCTCATGACGGGCGCCACGGCCTGGTAGACCTGCGACAGGAACAGCGTGCAGCCGAGTTCTTCGGTGATCAGCTCGGCGAGCTCGGTCTGCCGCCTCTCGATCCCGTCGGCCAGACGCGAGAGATAGCCCGCTCGCTCCGCGGGGGTGAGCCGGGGCCACTCCCCTTCGTCGAACGCGCGCCGGGCGGCGCCGACCGCGGCGTCGATGTCCTCCTTGGAGGCGGCCGGGACGCTCCCGATGCGCAGCTCCGACCTCGGGGAGATCACGTCGAAGCGGTCCGTGCCCGAGGCCGCTCTCCACGCCCCGTCGATGAAGAAGGCTTTGTGATCGATCGTTGTCATCTTGGACTCCTGCGAGGGTGGTGAGGTCGTCGACCGGCGTGGTCAAGGACGTTGAGTTGGTTCAGTGGCGGTGTCCGCGGCCGTGAGGCCGAAGACGAGGGCCGCGGCGAGGCCGCCCGCGTACGCGCGGTGCCACAGGCCGCCGGTGTCCGATCCGGCGGCGAGCAGGCCCGGGATCGGCCGGCCGTCCTCGCCGAGCACGCGGGCCTGGTCGTCGATGCGCACGCCGTGGAACGGGAAGGTGATCGCGGGCTCCGTCTCGATGACGTAGTACGGCGGTTCGTCCAGCGGCAGGCTGTCCAGCTCCCGGCCGGGCGAGGGTGCCGATCCTGCCGAGGCCTGCTCGTTGAACAGCTTGACGGCGTTGCGGACGGTCTCGCCGTGGTAGCCCCATTCCTCGGGCAGGTAGGCCAGTTCATCGAGGTCTTCGGCGAGCCCGGTACGGCCTCCCCGCTTGCTCGCGAGGGCGAACTTGTCGACGGCGACGGCACCTTCGACGTACGAGCCGACGATCCAGTCGCGGAAGACGCGGGCGTCGGCGATCAGCAGACCGCGGCTTTCGGGCTGGTCGAGCAGCGCCATGGCCGTGAGGTGGTCGCCCAGCGTCTCGTCGGCGAACCGCTCGCCCCGCAGATTGAGGAGCAGGGCGTGCTCGCTGTAGTAGAGCGACATGTCGACGA includes:
- a CDS encoding aldehyde dehydrogenase, translated to MTTIDHKAFFIDGAWRAASGTDRFDVISPRSELRIGSVPAASKEDIDAAVGAARRAFDEGEWPRLTPAERAGYLSRLADGIERRQTELAELITEELGCTLFLSQVYQAVAPVMSFNYAAEIGRSLQTAEVRISDLSSLAGKSAGGSIIPMAGASLVVKEPVGVVASFPAYNFALPAIGQKAGPAMVAGCTVIVKVTEPNPLAIFVIGEICEEIGLPPGVLNIVAARAPESEYLVRHPGVDMVSFTGSAEVGAKIAAACGELVRPCVLELGGKSAAIVLEDAKLEDVLPTLVGATAGTNAGQSCVALSRLLVPESQYRAYAEALADGFASLKVGDPMEADTVVGPLVTSRQRQRVEYYVDVARKEGATIAYGGHRPSHLERGWYYEPTLVTDAHNDMRVSREEIFGPVASLIPHRGEDDAIRIANDSDLGLAGSVFTADAAHGFEVARRVRTGTFSVNTFAADLGSPFGGFKKSGIGREHGPYAVEEYLQTKTISIDPSQQLPESVTRNVPHGTGPGTRGSAG
- a CDS encoding acyl-CoA dehydrogenase family protein, with amino-acid sequence MHQRHPDIDPQLLSETEEQRELRTVLRDFFTEESGPEAVRRHLATPRGHDEKLWARLAGEIGVHGLAIPEEFGGSGFTFAELAVALEESGRALYCAPLLPTVVLAAHALLNSADQQACARYLPRIAAGTLTATVAGFEEAEPGVGVVAERSGPAWVLRGAADFVLDGAGADLIVVRAQTAEGARLFACEPADDTCPRTPRRVLDETRRQALVEFRGAPATPVGESGEVTAALDAGRAALAAEQVGGSGHALDATVEFVAQRQQFGRPIGSFQAVKHRLADVLVALEAARSASAYATACVALASPQLPVAASAAAAVCSETYRLATAEYVQLHGGIGFTWEHSAHLYVRRARSSEVLFGTSDQHRTRLAELVGLTTRPAA